GAACTCAAACCGAACACACGGATACGTTATAGCAAAGGCGTTTACATGTCTAATTTTTACAGCAAGGAACTTCAACGAAATTTCCCATCAGTCCTGTTTGTAAGCAGAATAGAAAAAGTGAATTAAAGTGGCCGGCAATTGTTGCATGAGGTATCCGGATGTTAAAAAAGATAGGCGGTATACAGCAAAAACTCATAATCACTATGCTTATTGTAGGCATGGTATCTGCTGTTATAGTACTTTTGATTGTTTATCTGGAAGAAACAAGGACAGTCGGAAAATCTATCGGTGATGTCTTATACCAGCATACCTATGTCGGTGAAGTTCCCGAGGTAGAATACTCTCATATTTATTCCACTATATCTTTATGGAAGGTTTTTATCTTAGGCCCTTCTGCCATTGGAATCCTGATCCTGCTGAGTTATTTTGCAGCCAGATGGATTTCAGAACCCATTAAGGAATTAAGCTCCGGGGTTGAACGCATGGTAGGCAGCGGACACCTTGACCACAACATTAAGATAAAGACCGGCGATGAACTGGAAAAACTTGCAGAGGGCTTTAACCGGATGGCTAAGGACCTCGAAGATAAGCTCCATGAGATAAAGTTGGAGAGGGACAAACTTAATACTGTCATGGACAGCCTTGGAGACGGGCTTGTTCTACTTGATGAAAGCTACAAAATTCAATATATGAATGCAACATTCATATATCTTTATGGCAAGGGTTCTATAGGAAAAAACTGCCGTGAGGTTTTCGGGGTCGGCGGTATGCCGTGTAAAGGCTGTTCTCAGAAAAACAGGGATGAACATAAACCGCATACTATAGAGGCAACTACTAATAAAGGGCTTACATATCTTATAACCCACTCCTGCATAAAAAATCTTGATGGAAGTATTTCAATCGTGGAGATATTTAAGGATATTACTATAAGAAAGCGGCTTGAACAACAGCTCTTATATTCTGAAAGGCTTGCGGCATTAAGCCAGTTCTCTTCCACATTTGCACACGACCTGAGAAATCCCATAGTCGCCATAAAGAAGACACTTGAGATGCTGAACAACTCTGCAGCTATCAATAAGGATGATGAGAATTCCTCCCCTTTGTTTAAGGGGGGGCGAGGGGGGGTCTATATTGACCTAATCGCAAACTGTGACCTCCTCCTCGGACTTGTCAATGACGTGCTGGATATACATCAGGTCAGCTACAAGAACCTGCCGCTTATCTACTCTTCATTTTCAATCGGCCATGCACTTGAAGAGGTTGTAAGGCTGCTTAGGATTGAGGCAGAAGAGAGGAAGCTTAATGTCATTATAGAAAATGACCATGATATACACCTGAACGGAGACAAGAGAAGGATACAGCGTGTGTTCATAAACCTGCTCAGTAATGCCATAAGATATTCACCTCCTGAAGGGAAAATAAAAATGTCCTTTACTACTGAAGAAGAAAGTTCTAATCTATTATTCAAAATTGAGGATGATGGACCGGGTATTGCTCCTGCTGAGTTGACTAAGGTATTTGATATTTTTTATAAAAAAGAGATGAACGGCATAAAGGGCGGCACAGGACTTGGCCTTTACTTCTGCAAGGTTGTGGTAGATGCTCACGGCGGGAGGATATGGGCCGGTAACAGAGAAAATGGCGGGGCAGTATTTTACTTAAGTATACCCATAAATGTCGAAACAACGAGGGAGGAAGTAGCATGAGTATCAAGATACTAATAGCCGATGACCAGAGGCTCTTCCGGCAGAGTCTGAGATATCTCCTTGAACAGGAAGATGAGATAAAGGTCGTTGGAGAGGCGGCAAACGGACGTGATGCTTTTTCCCTTATTGACGAGATTCACCCTGACATAATCCTTATGGATGTTGATATGCCGAAGCTTGACGGCATCAACGCAACACGACTTATATTAGATAGAGAACCTTCTATAAAAATACTTATGTTGTCAGTTCATGACGATGATGAACGGATTATCTCTGCAATTCGTAATGGTGCTGTCGGCTATATCCTTAAAGATGCAGATCACAAAGAGTTCATAAGAATAATCAAGGGGACTTATAAAGGTGAGGATGTCATATCCCCATTTCTGGCGAACAGCATTCCAAAGGTAATGTCAGCGATAGAAATTGCAATACCTCATGAAAAAGTGCCATCATCAAAAATCGCTCAATTAACAGAAAGGGAACGTGAGACACTGGACCTTTTATCAGAAGGAAAGAGCAATAAAGAAATGGCCGATAAAATGTGCCTGTCCCTTGAGACCATTAAATCCCACCTCCAGACAATCTATAAAAAACTAGGTGTAAAGAGCAGGACAGAAGCAGCCATATTATTTTTGAAAGAGGTGAAAGGGGGTAATTAATGAAAACAGTTATCCCTGTGGAAATAATTGAAAGAAAAATCTATTTTATTCGCGGTGAAAAAGTTATGCTGAGTGTCGATATTGCAGAACTATATGGCGTTGAGCCAAAAGTATTGATACAGGCAATTAAACGAAACAAAGAACGGTTTCCGGAAGATTTTATGTTTCAGCTTACAAATCAAGAGTTTGCCAACTTGAAGTCACAAATTGTGACTTCAAGTTGGGGTGGTATTCGCCGTGCTACCCCTTATGCCTTTACAGAACAAGGTGTAGCCATGCTCTCAAGTGTTCTTCGAAGCAAGCAGGCCGTGCAGGTCAACATCGCCATTATACGGACCTTTGTCAAACTTAGAGAAATACTATCAATGAATAAAGAACTTGCCAACAAGCTGTCACAGCTTGAACGAAAGGTAGAGAACCATGACGGGGAAATTAAATTAATTTTTGATGCGATCCTCCGGTTGATGACCCCTCCGCCATCCAAGGAAAAGAAGATTGGATTCCGTGTAAGGGAAAGAAGTACACGGTACAGGACATCAATGCGCTGAAAGAGCTTACTTAGGGTCTGTCATGAAATAACCTATACATTTATGCATCTCATCTTCCGGCCATCTTTGTGTGCTCCTCAATCGCAACCCCTCAGCGTAGATTCAACTACGCCTTCTGGTTTGCTCAATCGGTCGCACTCAAACCTGACCGAAATCTGAGCGCCTAAATGCACAACTTATTTCATGACAAACCTTTAGCAGAAATACTTTTGGGTCTTCTCCAAAGTGAGTGGGTAAAAATCATTAGAAAGCAACCAGAAGGCGTCTTGAGATAATGATGAGATGGTATTTTACAGTTATAAGAAATCTGTCATGATAATGGAATGGCAAATATACAGCTATTATTGAACAAATACAAGATTCCCTGATTTCGACCAAGAGCCAGAATTAATATATTTTTGGAGTTAAATAATATTCCCTCCCCCTTGACGGGGGAGGGAAATTATTTCCCCACTCATTATTAAGAAAGAAGCATAATATTTCAAGAATAAAATACATTAAATATGAAAGGGGGAATAAAAGAACTAACGAGGACATAAATTATTACTTTTGGGGATATTTTCATTATCCCCTACACCTCTGGCAACAGACCCAAAGATACCCCTTATTCGTGCCTTATATTTGAGAAGCTATTCTTCAGTAACAGACCTTAATATCCTAATCACATTTTCTTTTGTCATAATATTTCCCTTGTGTACTTAATGATTTTATAATGGATGCAAGGGTTTACCCAAATAAGGGAAAACCGGCTACTTTCCATACGATCTTCTCTTTTCCAATTCCTTGAGTCTCTCAAGGATTTCCTTTTTACTCCGAGCATCTTTTTCCATGCCCATTTTATATATCTGCTCTGCCTTATCATAATCAAAGGGAATCTCATCACTCCCACGGAATAACCAGTATTGATCTGCCCATCTGATATAGTTCCAACCGAATGTAGGAAATGCCTCTATAGCCTTTTTAAAAATCCTTTCGCCCTGTTCCATATCTTTCAGTGCA
Above is a window of Nitrospirota bacterium DNA encoding:
- a CDS encoding HAMP domain-containing protein, producing the protein MLKKIGGIQQKLIITMLIVGMVSAVIVLLIVYLEETRTVGKSIGDVLYQHTYVGEVPEVEYSHIYSTISLWKVFILGPSAIGILILLSYFAARWISEPIKELSSGVERMVGSGHLDHNIKIKTGDELEKLAEGFNRMAKDLEDKLHEIKLERDKLNTVMDSLGDGLVLLDESYKIQYMNATFIYLYGKGSIGKNCREVFGVGGMPCKGCSQKNRDEHKPHTIEATTNKGLTYLITHSCIKNLDGSISIVEIFKDITIRKRLEQQLLYSERLAALSQFSSTFAHDLRNPIVAIKKTLEMLNNSAAINKDDENSSPLFKGGRGGVYIDLIANCDLLLGLVNDVLDIHQVSYKNLPLIYSSFSIGHALEEVVRLLRIEAEERKLNVIIENDHDIHLNGDKRRIQRVFINLLSNAIRYSPPEGKIKMSFTTEEESSNLLFKIEDDGPGIAPAELTKVFDIFYKKEMNGIKGGTGLGLYFCKVVVDAHGGRIWAGNRENGGAVFYLSIPINVETTREEVA
- a CDS encoding response regulator transcription factor, with amino-acid sequence MSIKILIADDQRLFRQSLRYLLEQEDEIKVVGEAANGRDAFSLIDEIHPDIILMDVDMPKLDGINATRLILDREPSIKILMLSVHDDDERIISAIRNGAVGYILKDADHKEFIRIIKGTYKGEDVISPFLANSIPKVMSAIEIAIPHEKVPSSKIAQLTERERETLDLLSEGKSNKEMADKMCLSLETIKSHLQTIYKKLGVKSRTEAAILFLKEVKGGN
- a CDS encoding ORF6N domain-containing protein produces the protein MKTVIPVEIIERKIYFIRGEKVMLSVDIAELYGVEPKVLIQAIKRNKERFPEDFMFQLTNQEFANLKSQIVTSSWGGIRRATPYAFTEQGVAMLSSVLRSKQAVQVNIAIIRTFVKLREILSMNKELANKLSQLERKVENHDGEIKLIFDAILRLMTPPPSKEKKIGFRVRERSTRYRTSMR